From the Flavobacteriales bacterium genome, one window contains:
- a CDS encoding quinol:cytochrome C oxidoreductase, translating to MAIGLVSIIAAFASDPHQAWANLLVDNFFFLAIALFGTFFIAFQYLTESGWSAVIKRIPEAMAQYLYIGGPLFLIVIFAGNHNIFHWMDHELFEEGSPHFDKIIAGKEAFLNPVFFYVRSVIYIAGWIVGTYFLRKYSLQEDLQGGLKWHKKSIKASAGFVVFFAVSTSIAAWDWIMSIDAHWFSTLFGWYVFLGFWVSGTTFALLFTIYLKRKGYLQEVNENHLHDMGKWMFATSMVWAYLWVSQFLLIWYANIPEEVTYYQFRIEEYALPFFGMVIVNFFLPFFVLMSRDAKRHTGLLTMVGGIIFLGHWYDVQMMVIPGIVQEHGHIGFAEWGMFLGFLGLFLFVVQNALAKAPMVVKNHPFLEESLHHHY from the coding sequence ATGGCAATCGGACTGGTGTCCATCATTGCGGCTTTTGCATCAGACCCACATCAGGCATGGGCCAACCTGCTGGTCGATAACTTTTTCTTTCTGGCCATCGCCCTGTTCGGTACTTTCTTTATTGCCTTCCAATACCTGACCGAAAGTGGCTGGTCTGCGGTGATCAAAAGAATCCCGGAGGCCATGGCCCAGTATCTTTATATAGGTGGCCCCCTTTTCCTCATTGTCATCTTTGCAGGAAATCATAACATATTTCACTGGATGGACCACGAACTCTTCGAAGAGGGTTCCCCGCACTTTGATAAGATCATTGCCGGTAAAGAGGCCTTCCTTAATCCCGTTTTCTTTTACGTCCGTTCCGTGATCTATATCGCCGGCTGGATTGTTGGTACCTATTTCCTCAGGAAATATTCTTTACAGGAAGACCTTCAGGGAGGACTGAAATGGCACAAGAAAAGCATTAAGGCTTCCGCCGGTTTTGTGGTTTTCTTCGCCGTGAGTACTTCCATCGCAGCGTGGGACTGGATCATGTCCATTGATGCTCACTGGTTCAGTACCTTGTTCGGATGGTATGTGTTTCTGGGTTTCTGGGTCAGTGGAACAACGTTTGCGTTACTCTTCACGATCTACCTGAAACGCAAGGGATACCTCCAGGAGGTAAATGAGAATCACCTCCATGATATGGGCAAATGGATGTTTGCCACCAGCATGGTGTGGGCCTACCTATGGGTATCCCAGTTCCTGTTGATATGGTATGCCAATATCCCTGAAGAGGTAACTTATTACCAGTTCCGGATTGAGGAATATGCCCTGCCATTCTTCGGTATGGTCATCGTTAACTTCTTCCTGCCATTCTTCGTGCTGATGAGCCGTGATGCCAAAAGGCATACCGGACTGCTGACAATGGTCGGAGGTATTATTTTCCTGGGACACTGGTATGATGTACAGATGATGGTGATCCCTGGCATAGTACAGGAACACGGTCATATCGGTTTTGCCGAATGGGGTATGTTCCTCGGATTCCTGGGCCTGTTCCTTTTTGTAGTGCAGAATGCCCTGGCCAAGGCGCCCATGGTTGTGAAGAATCATCCCTTCCTCGAAGAGAGCCTTCACCATCATTATTAA
- a CDS encoding cytochrome c oxidase subunit II encodes MIGFFIFIGIILLVIAAIQLVKVLDLAAVLQGKGDDNEVTTERDNRTNGILYIVFMVIFFAFVIGLTMKYAEFQLPSPASEHGQGIDDMMHLNLVIISAVFFLTNILLFFFAFKYHGRKNSKATFYPHNNKLEMAWTIAPMIVLAGLITYGLTMWNRVMDANKYAEEDYLHIELYAKQFDWTARYAGVDGKFGKASFRLIEGTNALGLDVNDPAGSDDKVVKELHLPKGKPVKLSFRSRDVIHSAYLPHFRVQMNCVPGMTTQFAFTPSKTTAEMREDPYVINKYAKINQLRKQRGEAEDAEFNYILLCNKICGMAHNNMQMKVVVESEEEFNAWFAKQKAFGEQ; translated from the coding sequence ATGATCGGTTTTTTCATATTTATCGGAATCATTTTGCTCGTCATCGCTGCCATTCAGTTGGTGAAGGTGTTGGATCTTGCGGCTGTGCTGCAAGGAAAGGGAGACGACAATGAGGTCACCACGGAAAGGGACAACCGTACCAACGGTATTCTCTACATCGTTTTCATGGTGATCTTCTTCGCCTTTGTGATAGGCCTCACCATGAAATATGCAGAATTCCAATTGCCTTCTCCTGCTTCCGAACACGGACAGGGTATTGATGATATGATGCACCTCAACCTGGTGATCATCAGCGCCGTTTTCTTTCTGACCAATATTCTTCTTTTCTTCTTTGCCTTTAAATACCATGGAAGAAAGAACAGCAAGGCGACTTTCTACCCACACAACAACAAATTGGAAATGGCATGGACCATTGCGCCCATGATCGTTCTGGCCGGCCTGATCACCTATGGTCTGACCATGTGGAACAGGGTGATGGATGCCAATAAATATGCTGAAGAAGATTACCTGCACATTGAATTATATGCCAAGCAGTTCGACTGGACCGCACGCTATGCCGGTGTAGATGGTAAATTCGGAAAGGCAAGCTTCCGCCTGATCGAAGGAACCAATGCCCTGGGATTGGATGTAAATGATCCGGCTGGTAGCGATGATAAAGTGGTGAAAGAACTCCACCTTCCGAAAGGCAAGCCGGTAAAGCTTTCTTTCCGTTCGCGCGACGTGATCCACAGTGCTTACCTACCCCACTTCAGGGTACAGATGAACTGTGTACCCGGTATGACCACACAGTTTGCATTTACGCCGAGTAAGACAACCGCGGAAATGAGGGAAGATCCATACGTGATTAATAAGTATGCCAAGATCAACCAGCTCCGTAAGCAAAGAGGAGAAGCGGAAGATGCTGAATTCAATTACATTTTGTTGTGTAATAAAATTTGTGGAATGGCCCACAACAATATGCAAATGAAGGTGGTGGTTGAATCCGAAGAGGAATTCAATGCCTGGTTCGCCAAACAGAAAGCATTCGGTGAACAATAA
- a CDS encoding cbb3-type cytochrome c oxidase subunit I, which yields MSAESHAHSHHHHKEHWISKYVFSMDHKMISKQFLVTAIVMAVVGMLMSTFFRLQLAYPGESFGILNFFLGDKGAPGGIMKPEMYLGLVTIHGTIMVFMVLTGGLSGTFSNLLIPFQVGARDMASGFLNMLSYWFFFISSAIMLISCFVETGPASSGWTIYPPLSALEQAIPGSGLGMTLWLVSMALFIVSALLGGLNYIVTVVNLRTKGMKMTRLPLTIWAFLVTAILGVLSFPVLLSAALLLIFDRSFGTSFYLSDIFIQGAPLHHEGGNPILFQHLFWFLGHPEVYIVLLPALGIASEVIATNSRKPIFGYRAMIGSILVIGFLSFIVWGHHMYVTGMNPFLGSVFVFTTLLIAIPSAVKVFNYITTLWKGNLQLTPAMLFSIGLVSTFITGGVTGIILADSALDINVHDTYFVVGHFHIVMGMSAIFGMFAGIYHWFPRMYGKMMNKKLGYLHFWVTIVSVYGVFFPMHYSGLAGYPRRYFNYDAFAMFEGFRDMNQLITFFAVMGAIAQGIFIFNFFYSIYLGRKASQNPWRSNTLEWTAPVEHVHGNWPGAIPEVHRWPYDYSKPGKEEDYVPQTVPLESGEYDEGH from the coding sequence ATGTCTGCAGAAAGCCACGCGCACTCGCATCATCACCATAAAGAACACTGGATTTCAAAGTATGTGTTCAGCATGGACCATAAAATGATCTCCAAGCAGTTTCTGGTCACCGCTATTGTCATGGCCGTTGTGGGTATGTTGATGTCTACCTTTTTCAGACTTCAACTCGCATACCCCGGAGAAAGCTTCGGAATTCTTAACTTCTTTCTTGGTGACAAAGGTGCTCCGGGTGGAATCATGAAGCCCGAGATGTACCTCGGACTGGTAACCATCCACGGTACCATCATGGTGTTTATGGTATTGACAGGCGGACTCTCCGGTACCTTCAGCAACCTGCTGATCCCCTTCCAGGTCGGTGCACGTGATATGGCTTCCGGCTTCCTGAACATGCTATCTTATTGGTTCTTTTTCATTTCAAGTGCGATCATGCTGATCTCATGCTTTGTGGAAACGGGTCCTGCATCATCAGGCTGGACCATTTATCCTCCACTGAGTGCCCTGGAGCAAGCCATCCCCGGTTCCGGACTGGGTATGACCCTCTGGCTGGTAAGTATGGCACTGTTTATCGTATCCGCACTTCTGGGTGGTCTGAACTACATCGTGACCGTTGTAAACCTGCGCACCAAGGGGATGAAGATGACCCGCCTGCCGCTAACAATCTGGGCATTCCTGGTAACAGCCATCCTGGGTGTACTTTCTTTCCCCGTGCTGCTATCCGCTGCCCTGCTGCTCATTTTTGACCGCAGTTTCGGAACCAGCTTCTATTTGTCAGACATTTTTATCCAGGGTGCACCCCTTCATCATGAAGGTGGTAACCCCATCCTTTTCCAGCACTTGTTCTGGTTCCTCGGTCACCCTGAGGTTTATATCGTACTTCTACCGGCGCTCGGAATTGCCTCGGAGGTAATCGCAACCAACTCGCGTAAACCTATCTTCGGTTACCGCGCCATGATCGGTTCAATCCTCGTGATCGGCTTTTTGTCATTCATCGTTTGGGGTCACCATATGTATGTGACCGGCATGAATCCGTTCCTCGGTTCGGTGTTCGTATTCACCACGCTGCTGATCGCGATTCCATCTGCAGTAAAGGTGTTTAACTATATTACCACCCTGTGGAAAGGGAACCTGCAACTCACACCGGCCATGCTGTTCTCGATAGGTCTTGTCTCCACCTTTATCACGGGAGGGGTAACCGGTATCATCCTAGCGGATTCGGCATTGGACATCAACGTTCATGATACTTATTTCGTGGTTGGTCACTTCCACATTGTGATGGGTATGTCCGCCATTTTTGGAATGTTCGCCGGAATATACCACTGGTTCCCCAGGATGTACGGGAAGATGATGAATAAGAAGCTGGGTTATCTCCACTTCTGGGTCACCATCGTATCTGTTTACGGTGTATTCTTCCCCATGCACTACTCCGGTTTGGCTGGATACCCCAGACGTTATTTCAACTACGATGCCTTTGCCATGTTCGAAGGTTTCAGGGATATGAATCAACTGATCACTTTCTTCGCTGTGATGGGAGCGATTGCACAGGGCATCTTTATCTTCAACTTCTTCTACAGCATTTACCTGGGACGCAAAGCAAGCCAGAATCCATGGAGATCCAACACCCTTGAATGGACCGCTCCGGTTGAACATGTACACGGTAACTGGCCCGGCGCTATTCCGGAAGTACATCGCTGGCCGTATGATTACAGCAAGCCAGGAAAGGAAGAGGACTATGTACCACAAACGGTTCCCCTGGAATCCGGTGAGTACGATGAAGGTCATTGA
- the ruvB gene encoding Holliday junction branch migration DNA helicase RuvB, with protein sequence MNENLNPNKEELKPVDNELEKVLRPKSFEDFTGQEEVVDNLRVFVEAARLRDEALDHMLLHGPPGLGKTTLAHIIANELGVNVKITSGPVLEKPGDLAGLLTNLETNDVLFIDEIHRLSPVIEEYLYSAMEDYVIDIMIDTGPNARTVQIELNPFTLIGATTRSGLLTSPLRARFGITSRLAYYQTGQLSDIIKRSAGILQVKIYEDASQEIARRSRGTPRIANALLRRVRDFAQVRGDGNIDLDITTTSLKALKVDAHGLDEMDNKILTTIIEKFKGGPVGITTIATAVSEEADTLEEVYEPFLIQEGYLARTPRGRVVTERAYKHLGLKPGRVQGELFDGE encoded by the coding sequence ATGAACGAAAATCTGAACCCCAACAAAGAGGAGCTGAAGCCCGTTGACAACGAGCTGGAGAAGGTATTACGCCCGAAATCCTTCGAGGATTTTACCGGACAGGAAGAAGTGGTGGATAACCTGCGGGTGTTCGTGGAAGCCGCCCGCCTTCGTGATGAGGCACTCGATCACATGTTGCTTCATGGCCCTCCCGGATTGGGGAAAACAACCCTGGCACACATCATTGCGAATGAGTTGGGGGTGAATGTAAAGATCACTTCCGGACCGGTGCTGGAAAAACCCGGCGACCTGGCAGGTTTGCTCACCAACCTCGAAACCAATGATGTTCTGTTTATTGATGAGATCCATCGCCTTAGCCCGGTGATTGAAGAGTATCTGTATTCGGCGATGGAAGATTATGTCATCGATATCATGATTGATACCGGCCCCAATGCACGTACTGTGCAAATCGAGCTGAACCCGTTCACACTGATCGGTGCCACCACCCGCTCAGGATTGCTTACGTCACCCCTAAGGGCGCGATTCGGTATCACCAGCCGGCTGGCATACTATCAGACAGGACAACTCTCCGATATCATCAAACGATCGGCAGGAATCCTGCAGGTGAAGATTTATGAGGATGCCTCACAAGAGATCGCCAGAAGAAGCCGCGGTACCCCCCGTATCGCCAATGCACTCCTGAGACGTGTACGTGACTTTGCACAGGTGCGTGGCGATGGGAACATTGACCTGGATATTACCACCACCAGCTTAAAAGCTTTGAAGGTGGATGCACATGGGCTGGATGAGATGGACAACAAGATCCTCACCACCATCATTGAAAAATTCAAGGGCGGACCGGTAGGTATCACCACCATTGCCACAGCAGTGAGCGAAGAGGCTGATACCCTGGAGGAAGTCTACGAACCCTTCCTGATCCAGGAGGGATACCTTGCCAGAACGCCGCGCGGCCGCGTAGTAACGGAACGTGCATACAAGCACCTCGGACTGAAACCCGGAAGGGTACAGGGGGAGCTGTTTGATGGGGAGTAA
- the queG gene encoding tRNA epoxyqueuosine(34) reductase QueG has translation MPNPHHTSWIKQEAKRLGFDYCGISKAGFLEEEAPRLEKWLKANMHGRMDYMANHFDKRLDPTKLVDGARSVISLLINYYPEQQQNPDAPRISRYAYGAVDYHRVIKDKLFMLVESIREHIGEVNGRVFVDSAPVMDKAWAAKSGLGWIGKNANLIRKGEGSYFFIAELICDLELEEDRPVTDHCGSCTRCMDACPTGAIAAPYVVDGSRCISYFTIELKDEIPTSMKGQFNDWVFGCDVCQEVCPWNRFAESTTDASFRPPEGMLDWDREAWTEITEDVFKKVFGKSALQRPGFEGFKRNLKFVWV, from the coding sequence ATGCCCAATCCACACCATACAAGCTGGATCAAGCAAGAGGCCAAACGCCTTGGCTTTGACTATTGTGGCATTTCAAAAGCAGGTTTTTTAGAAGAAGAGGCTCCCCGGCTTGAGAAATGGCTGAAGGCAAACATGCACGGCCGGATGGACTATATGGCCAATCATTTTGATAAACGATTGGATCCTACGAAGCTGGTGGATGGGGCCAGGTCCGTGATATCCCTCTTGATCAATTATTATCCCGAACAACAACAAAACCCCGATGCACCCAGAATTTCCCGGTATGCATACGGTGCGGTTGATTATCACCGCGTGATCAAGGATAAGTTGTTTATGTTGGTGGAAAGCATCCGGGAACATATCGGTGAGGTGAACGGCCGTGTGTTCGTAGACTCTGCCCCCGTGATGGATAAAGCATGGGCAGCAAAATCCGGACTGGGCTGGATCGGAAAAAATGCCAACCTGATCCGGAAAGGGGAGGGATCATATTTCTTCATTGCGGAACTCATCTGTGATCTTGAACTGGAAGAAGACCGTCCAGTTACTGACCATTGCGGCAGCTGTACACGATGCATGGATGCCTGTCCGACCGGAGCGATTGCCGCCCCTTATGTGGTGGATGGTAGCCGGTGTATCTCCTATTTCACCATTGAGTTAAAAGATGAGATCCCCACGAGCATGAAGGGCCAGTTCAATGATTGGGTCTTTGGTTGCGATGTATGCCAGGAAGTATGTCCATGGAATCGTTTTGCCGAATCAACCACCGATGCATCTTTCCGGCCGCCGGAAGGCATGCTGGACTGGGACAGGGAAGCGTGGACGGAGATCACGGAAGATGTGTTTAAAAAGGTGTTCGGGAAATCGGCTTTGCAAAGGCCCGGGTTTGAAGGATTCAAGAGAAATCTGAAGTTTGTGTGGGTTTAG
- a CDS encoding efflux RND transporter periplasmic adaptor subunit — translation MNNLKVLIGLTAIVAYSSCQTEHQEHHEQETKFLVTSPMRTDTSVSQDYVCQVRSAQHIELRALERGYIENIFVDEGQLVKKGQIMFTIMPLMYKAELQKAQAEADFARIEYQNTKALADSNIVSPNELALAKAELDKAQAELALAQAHLQFTEIRAPFDGLMDHFHVRLGSLVDEGELLTTLSDNSSMWVYFNVPEAEYLDYRSAVKKDSLMTVQLLMPNNKFFDHQGTVTTIEADFNNETGNIAFRATFPNPDRLLRHGETGSILMGKPLKHALLIPQKATFEILDKKYVFVIDKDNVVRSQQITVGEEMPHLYEVKSGLADGSKILLEGLRKVRDKDKIAYEYLKPEAALAQLELYTE, via the coding sequence ATGAATAATTTAAAAGTGCTGATAGGCCTTACCGCTATTGTGGCCTACTCAAGTTGTCAGACAGAACATCAGGAACACCATGAACAGGAAACAAAATTCCTGGTCACCAGCCCGATGCGAACCGATACCTCCGTCTCCCAGGACTATGTATGTCAGGTACGCTCGGCCCAACACATCGAACTAAGGGCCCTGGAAAGGGGATACATCGAAAACATCTTTGTGGATGAAGGACAACTTGTAAAGAAGGGACAAATCATGTTCACCATCATGCCCCTGATGTATAAGGCTGAACTCCAGAAGGCTCAGGCGGAAGCGGATTTCGCTCGCATCGAATACCAGAATACAAAGGCACTTGCCGACAGCAACATCGTTTCCCCGAATGAACTGGCACTTGCCAAGGCAGAACTTGACAAGGCTCAGGCAGAGCTTGCGCTGGCACAGGCACATCTCCAGTTCACCGAGATCAGGGCACCCTTTGACGGTTTGATGGATCATTTTCATGTCAGGCTGGGAAGCCTGGTGGATGAGGGTGAACTGCTGACAACCCTGTCCGATAACAGCAGCATGTGGGTATATTTCAATGTGCCCGAAGCTGAATACCTGGACTACCGCTCGGCAGTGAAAAAAGACAGCCTGATGACGGTACAGTTGCTGATGCCCAACAACAAGTTCTTTGATCACCAGGGCACCGTGACAACCATTGAAGCGGATTTTAATAATGAGACCGGCAACATCGCATTCAGGGCTACATTCCCAAACCCAGACAGACTACTCCGGCACGGAGAAACCGGAAGTATCCTCATGGGAAAACCGCTCAAACATGCCTTGCTCATTCCGCAGAAAGCCACGTTCGAAATTCTTGATAAGAAGTATGTATTCGTCATTGATAAAGACAACGTCGTGCGATCTCAACAGATCACCGTTGGCGAAGAAATGCCGCATTTGTATGAGGTGAAATCCGGACTGGCAGACGGAAGCAAGATCCTGCTTGAAGGCCTGCGAAAGGTGAGGGATAAGGACAAGATCGCCTATGAGTATCTGAAGCCCGAAGCGGCTTTGGCTCAACTGGAATTGTACACGGAGTAG
- a CDS encoding efflux RND transporter permease subunit, giving the protein MFSKILHRPVLSIVISLVIIFTGTLAIFQLPISQFPQIAPTSVHIFIAYPGASANVLVNSTLIPLERSINGVEGMRYISSDATSAGEATIQVIFEPGTDPNQAVVRVKTRVDQVMPLLPVLVQREGVVITPIQPSMLMYVSLYSKDEHADQKFLYNYANVHMVPELQRIRGMARAQILGSRQYAMRIWLKPDRMRAYNISAEEVMEAMQEQSIIGRPGRLGQSSGKSAQSLEYVLVYQDRYSKPEQYENIIIKANEEGEIIHLRDLATVELGPEFFDIYSNLDGYPSAAIVLKQSFGSNASDVIKEVKAKLKEMEADFPPGMDYKISYDVSQFLDASIEQVTHTLRDAFILVALVVFLFLGDWRSTLIPILAVPVSLVGAFFVMQIFGLSINLITLFALVLAIGIVVDNAIVVVEAVHAKMEGDGKLTPYKATQQVLGEISGAIIAITLVMTAVFIPIAFMTGPVGTFYRQFSITMASAIVISGIVALTLTPVLCAVLLKNNHGKPKKKSPVTWFIDRFNRWFEKLTGRYTNILKRIVNRRVVTFGVLFLFCAGIFGVNKVLPAGFIPGEDQGTIYAIIQTPPGATLERTNQVAEQLQKICEEVEGVESVSALAGFEIMTEGRGSNAGTCLINLKKWSDRKHSVHEIMEELEEKSKDLGGVIEYFEPPAVPGFGSSGGFSMRLLDKTNSTDYQEFDKVNKDFMDALAKRKELTGLFTFFAANYPQYELEIDNKIAMQKGVSIGKAMENLNILIGSTYEQGFIRFGRFFKVYTQAAPEYRRFPSDLKRLFVKNESGEMVPYSSFMRIKKTQGPNEISRYNMYNSAAIRGQPAPGYTTGDAITAIREVAAETLPRGLDIAWEGLSFDEANRGNEALYIFIVVIVFVYLVLAAQYESFVLPLAVILSLPIGVFGSFLLLKVMGLANDIYGQVGLIMLVGLLGKNAVLIVEFAVQKRRQGATVLEAAIEGARTRFRPILMTSFAFVAGLIPLIMATGAGAIGNRTIGGSSLGGMLVGTIFGVLVIPGLYFIFGKLIEGRQLIRDEYDEPLTEGFVSASEDRNKVSENLRQINRVLRRLLRREGKS; this is encoded by the coding sequence ATGTTTAGTAAGATTCTACACAGGCCCGTACTATCTATCGTAATTTCGCTTGTCATCATCTTTACCGGGACGCTGGCCATTTTCCAGCTTCCTATCTCCCAGTTTCCTCAGATCGCACCTACATCGGTGCATATCTTCATTGCTTATCCGGGTGCGAGTGCCAATGTACTTGTGAACTCTACCCTGATTCCACTGGAGAGATCAATAAACGGAGTGGAAGGTATGAGGTACATCTCATCGGATGCTACCAGTGCCGGTGAAGCGACAATACAGGTGATATTCGAGCCGGGCACCGACCCCAACCAGGCAGTGGTGCGGGTGAAAACACGCGTTGATCAGGTGATGCCACTGCTACCTGTATTGGTGCAACGAGAGGGTGTGGTGATCACACCCATACAGCCCAGTATGCTGATGTACGTTAGTCTTTACAGCAAAGACGAGCATGCCGATCAGAAGTTCCTTTATAACTATGCAAACGTACACATGGTCCCCGAACTGCAACGCATCAGGGGTATGGCGCGTGCGCAGATCCTGGGAAGCCGCCAGTACGCTATGCGGATCTGGCTGAAACCCGACCGGATGCGAGCATACAACATCTCCGCCGAAGAAGTGATGGAGGCCATGCAGGAGCAAAGCATTATCGGAAGACCGGGACGCCTTGGACAAAGCTCCGGGAAGTCCGCACAGTCGTTGGAGTATGTGCTGGTCTACCAGGACCGGTATAGCAAACCCGAACAGTACGAGAACATCATCATCAAAGCGAATGAAGAAGGGGAGATCATCCATCTTAGGGACCTGGCCACCGTTGAGCTGGGCCCCGAATTCTTCGACATCTACTCGAACCTTGACGGCTACCCGTCTGCAGCCATTGTTCTCAAGCAGTCATTCGGGAGCAATGCCAGTGATGTGATCAAAGAGGTGAAAGCCAAGCTCAAGGAAATGGAAGCGGACTTTCCGCCCGGCATGGATTATAAGATCAGCTATGATGTATCCCAGTTCCTGGATGCCTCCATTGAGCAGGTTACCCATACGCTACGGGATGCCTTCATCCTGGTGGCATTGGTGGTGTTCCTGTTTCTGGGCGACTGGCGTTCGACGCTGATCCCTATCCTCGCCGTTCCGGTGTCACTCGTCGGGGCATTCTTTGTGATGCAGATATTCGGACTGTCCATCAACCTCATCACGCTCTTTGCGCTCGTTCTGGCCATCGGTATCGTGGTGGATAATGCCATCGTGGTGGTGGAGGCCGTGCATGCCAAGATGGAGGGCGATGGGAAACTTACGCCTTACAAAGCCACACAGCAGGTGCTCGGTGAGATCAGCGGAGCTATCATTGCCATTACATTGGTGATGACCGCCGTGTTCATTCCGATCGCATTTATGACCGGGCCGGTCGGTACGTTTTACCGGCAATTCTCTATTACCATGGCCAGTGCCATCGTGATCTCGGGAATTGTTGCCCTCACGCTGACACCGGTACTTTGCGCGGTTCTGTTGAAGAATAATCATGGTAAGCCGAAGAAGAAATCTCCGGTCACCTGGTTCATCGACCGCTTTAACCGTTGGTTTGAAAAACTGACCGGAAGGTACACCAACATTCTGAAGCGTATCGTGAACAGACGGGTGGTCACTTTCGGTGTCCTGTTCTTATTCTGTGCCGGTATTTTTGGTGTGAACAAGGTGCTTCCCGCCGGATTTATTCCGGGTGAAGATCAGGGCACCATCTACGCCATCATCCAAACCCCGCCCGGTGCTACACTGGAAAGGACCAACCAGGTGGCAGAGCAATTGCAGAAGATCTGTGAAGAGGTGGAAGGCGTGGAATCCGTGTCCGCACTGGCCGGGTTTGAGATCATGACAGAAGGACGCGGTTCCAATGCCGGTACCTGTCTGATCAATCTCAAGAAATGGTCCGACCGGAAACATTCGGTACACGAGATCATGGAAGAGTTGGAAGAAAAGTCGAAAGACCTCGGTGGGGTGATCGAATACTTTGAACCTCCCGCAGTACCGGGATTCGGTTCATCGGGTGGTTTCTCCATGAGGCTGCTCGACAAAACCAATTCGACCGACTATCAGGAATTCGACAAGGTGAATAAGGACTTCATGGACGCTTTGGCCAAACGGAAAGAGCTGACCGGACTCTTTACCTTCTTCGCGGCGAACTATCCCCAATATGAATTGGAGATCGATAACAAGATCGCCATGCAGAAAGGGGTATCCATCGGTAAGGCCATGGAGAACCTCAACATTCTGATCGGTAGTACCTATGAGCAGGGCTTCATCCGCTTCGGTCGATTCTTTAAAGTGTATACCCAGGCAGCCCCTGAATACCGGAGGTTCCCTTCGGACCTGAAGCGGTTGTTTGTGAAAAATGAAAGCGGGGAGATGGTGCCTTATTCTTCTTTCATGAGGATCAAGAAAACGCAGGGACCGAATGAAATATCCCGTTATAACATGTACAACTCAGCGGCCATTCGTGGACAGCCCGCTCCGGGATATACCACCGGCGATGCCATCACGGCGATCCGGGAAGTGGCTGCCGAAACATTGCCGCGTGGACTCGACATCGCATGGGAGGGACTTTCCTTTGACGAGGCGAATCGCGGAAACGAAGCCCTTTATATCTTCATTGTGGTGATCGTCTTCGTCTACCTCGTTCTTGCCGCACAATATGAAAGTTTCGTTTTGCCGTTGGCCGTGATCCTGTCATTGCCGATCGGGGTCTTCGGTTCGTTCCTGTTGTTGAAGGTGATGGGACTGGCGAATGACATCTACGGTCAGGTAGGTCTGATCATGCTGGTGGGACTGCTCGGTAAGAATGCCGTGTTGATCGTGGAGTTTGCCGTCCAAAAACGTCGTCAGGGTGCCACGGTACTTGAGGCTGCCATTGAAGGTGCCAGGACCCGGTTCAGACCGATCCTCATGACGTCCTTCGCTTTTGTCGCAGGACTGATACCGCTCATCATGGCCACCGGCGCCGGGGCGATCGGGAACAGAACGATCGGAGGCTCATCCCTTGGCGGTATGCTCGTCGGAACCATTTTCGGCGTACTCGTGATTCCCGGACTGTATTTTATTTTCGGTAAGCTCATCGAAGGTCGTCAGCTTATCAGGGATGAATATGATGAACCGTTGACAGAAGGATTTGTGAGTGCTTCGGAAGACAGGAACAAAGTCTCCGAAAATCTGCGACAGATCAACCGGGTGTTAAGAAGATTGCTGAGAAGAGAAGGGAAATCGTAA